TTAGTGCGGAGGCTTGGTTGCCGAGTGCGCCGCCTTCGTAGTTTAGTGCGGAGCCCTCGTTGCTGAGTGCGCCGCCCTCGTTGTTTAGTGCGGAGGCTTGGTTGCTGAGTGCGCCGCCTTGGTTGCTCGGTATTGTGGCGCCGGGGCGGGCATCATCCATAAAAAAGCCCCGAAGAGGAGTCTCCGGGGCTTATATGGCGGTATGGTACGCGTATTAGATGTGAATTACCTCGCCGTAGGCTGCAGCGGCAGCCTCCATAATGGCCTCGCTCATGGTGGGGTGAGGGTGTACCGACTTGATGATCTCGTGTCCGGTTGTTTCAAGGTTCTTGGCAACCACCAGCTCGGCAATCATTTCGGTAACGTTGGCTCCAATAAGGTGTGCACCCAGCAGCTCGCCGTACTTGGCGTCGAATATTAGCTTCACAAAGCCATCCTTTGCGCCAGCGGCGCTCGCCTTACCCGATGCCGAGAAGGGGAACTTACCTACCTTCACCTCGTAGCCAGCCTCTACGGCCTTCTTCTCGGTCAATCCTACCGAGGCAATCTCGGGGTTGGTGTAGGTACATCCGGGGATGCTGTTGTAGTTAACGGGGTGCGGATTTAGTCCGGCAATGTGCTCAACGGCGGTGATACCCTCGGCCGAGGCCACGTGCGCAAGCGCTGGTCCGGGAACGATATCGCCAATGGCGTAGATGCTTGGGATGTTGGTTTGTCCAAACTCGTTAACCAGCACCTTGCCGTTCTCGTTCTTAACGCCCACCTCGTCTAGGCCAAGCCCTTCAAGGTTGGTCGATACGCCTACGGCCGATAGCACGATGTCGGCTTCTACCACCTCTTCGCCCTTTTTGGTTTTGATGGTCACCTTGCACTTGTCGGCGGTGGTATCTACGGCAAGCACCTCGCTTCCGGT
This region of Alistipes sp. ZOR0009 genomic DNA includes:
- the lpdA gene encoding dihydrolipoyl dehydrogenase codes for the protein MKFDLVVIGSGPGGYVAAIRASQLGKSVAVVEKAELGGICLNWGCIPTKALLKSASVFEYAKHAAEYGVKLEGGITADFEAIVARSRGVADGMSKGIQFLFKKNKIEVIQGFGKLAGANTIEVKADDGTTTLVEADNIILATGARSRILPNMPIDGEKIIGYRQALVLPKQPESMVVVGSGAIGSEFAYFYNTIGTKVTLVEYLPNIVPLEDEEVSKQLERSFKKQGIKVMTGSEVLAVDTTADKCKVTIKTKKGEEVVEADIVLSAVGVSTNLEGLGLDEVGVKNENGKVLVNEFGQTNIPSIYAIGDIVPGPALAHVASAEGITAVEHIAGLNPHPVNYNSIPGCTYTNPEIASVGLTEKKAVEAGYEVKVGKFPFSASGKASAAGAKDGFVKLIFDAKYGELLGAHLIGANVTEMIAELVVAKNLETTGHEIIKSVHPHPTMSEAIMEAAAAAYGEVIHI